In Aestuariirhabdus haliotis, one DNA window encodes the following:
- a CDS encoding crotonase/enoyl-CoA hydratase family protein: MELKTMTYQVDGPVARITLNRPERGNGITMDLPRELVHCVEQADINPGVHVIALSGNGNGFCGGYDLVESAEQTRGFAAQGTENTVLSEECQGKNHDPRNTWDPMLDYQMMSRNVKGFMSLFHADKPVICKVHGFCVAGGTDMALCSDMLVIEDKAKIGYPPARVWGSPTTSLWAYRVGVMRAKRLLFTGDCLTGDEALEWGLAIDSVPRSELDEVFESLIQRVAMMPINQLIMMKKLLNQHIENQGLSGTQLIGTLFDGITRHTPEGYAFQKLATEQGFMNAVRSRDEPYGDFGLVSSKVTRS; this comes from the coding sequence GTGGAACTAAAGACAATGACCTATCAGGTTGATGGACCTGTTGCTCGTATTACCTTGAATCGCCCCGAGCGCGGTAACGGGATCACCATGGACTTACCTCGAGAGCTGGTGCACTGCGTCGAGCAAGCCGATATCAACCCCGGGGTGCATGTGATTGCGTTAAGTGGCAACGGGAACGGTTTTTGTGGCGGTTACGACCTGGTGGAATCGGCGGAGCAGACCAGAGGGTTTGCGGCGCAGGGGACCGAAAATACTGTGTTGTCAGAAGAGTGCCAGGGGAAAAATCATGACCCCAGGAATACCTGGGACCCGATGCTGGATTACCAGATGATGTCGCGCAATGTAAAAGGCTTTATGAGTCTGTTTCACGCCGATAAGCCAGTGATTTGTAAGGTGCATGGCTTCTGTGTGGCGGGGGGCACCGATATGGCGTTGTGCAGCGATATGCTGGTTATCGAAGATAAGGCCAAAATTGGCTATCCCCCCGCACGTGTATGGGGAAGCCCGACCACCTCGTTATGGGCCTATCGTGTCGGCGTGATGCGAGCCAAGCGTCTGCTGTTTACCGGCGATTGCTTAACGGGTGACGAAGCACTGGAGTGGGGCCTGGCGATAGACTCGGTACCACGAAGTGAGCTGGATGAAGTGTTTGAATCGTTGATCCAACGGGTCGCTATGATGCCCATCAACCAGCTGATTATGATGAAAAAACTACTGAATCAGCATATCGAAAACCAGGGGTTATCCGGCACCCAATTGATTGGAACTCTGTTCGACGGTATTACCCGACATACCCCCGAAGGTTATGCGTTTCAGAAACTGGCGACGGAACAGGGCTTTATGAATGCGGTACGTAGCCGTGACGAGCCCTATGGCGATTTTGGTTTGGTCAGTTCAAAAGTGACTCGATCATAA
- a CDS encoding PaaX family transcriptional regulator C-terminal domain-containing protein — protein sequence MNDFKVSPKNLLLGILHTGNLKAMPIKVIIHLGALFGFSSNLMRVNVTRLLSDGALEQDERGYYRASGKNNLMSLWIDRWHLGEDRRRPWNRSWLLLCLPGKKAIASHKDTLRALSYMGFKASNSSMWVRPYNLVESRQIIFDHLLQLGLIESAELFVVSEASSEREQYWRDTLWPIEQYQQKYKQLLDELETSKNAIKKMPLDQAVVESFVLGSQVVNTLAIDPLLPEEMVDSQRRATLTDAMREYDQLGKAIWYEKMAEQGLMDASPPAHLNFLQ from the coding sequence ATGAACGACTTCAAAGTTAGCCCCAAGAATTTGCTGCTGGGAATTCTGCACACCGGCAATCTCAAAGCGATGCCCATCAAGGTCATTATCCACCTAGGGGCGCTGTTCGGTTTTAGTTCAAACCTGATGCGGGTTAATGTCACTCGCTTATTGAGCGACGGCGCGCTGGAACAGGATGAACGGGGGTACTATCGCGCCAGTGGGAAAAATAACCTTATGTCACTGTGGATCGATCGCTGGCATTTGGGTGAGGACCGCAGGCGCCCCTGGAATCGCAGCTGGTTATTGCTGTGCCTGCCAGGTAAAAAAGCCATTGCCAGTCATAAAGATACCCTCAGGGCGCTGTCCTATATGGGCTTTAAAGCCTCAAACAGCTCTATGTGGGTTCGTCCATACAACCTTGTGGAATCCCGGCAAATCATTTTCGATCACTTGTTGCAACTGGGCCTGATCGAAAGCGCCGAGTTATTCGTAGTCTCTGAGGCAAGTAGTGAACGGGAACAGTATTGGCGCGATACGCTCTGGCCGATCGAACAGTACCAACAGAAGTACAAACAGCTGCTCGATGAGCTGGAAACCAGCAAAAACGCGATCAAGAAAATGCCGCTGGATCAGGCGGTAGTTGAATCCTTCGTACTGGGCAGCCAGGTTGTCAACACCCTGGCTATCGACCCGCTACTGCCCGAAGAGATGGTGGATTCCCAGCGTCGCGCCACACTGACCGATGCCATGCGCGAATACGACCAACTGGGTAAGGCGATCTGGTATGAAAAGATGGCGGAACAAGGGCTGATGGATGCATCGCCCCCCGCTCACCTTAACTTTTTACAATAA
- a CDS encoding cytochrome D1 domain-containing protein, with product MNTNKWMLGAALTLSLNSLPANAEQSSTDVDAKTVFMQHCASCHGAQRTGGIGPALLPENLSRLRKNKALDVIRNGRVATQMPAFSQQLDEAQIAALADLIYTPLANTPKWELPQIQASQKLFYQAGELGDKPVFDADLMNLFIVVELGDHHATLLDGDKFEPIHRFKTHFALHGGPKYSPDGRYVYFASRDGWISKFDIYNLKTVAEVRAGINTRNLAVSSDGRYAIAANYLPNNLVILDTADLSPIKVIDVVDQTGKHSRVSAVYNAPPRNSFVAALKDIKEVWEINYEDEPPAGFAGWEHNYNKESGDVVVPEPFPIRKIEVSTYLDDFFFNQDYSLLFGASREGEGVILSLDARREIGELDVPGMPHLGSGITWDYQGKEVMATPNLKSGTVSIIDMESWETIKHIKTKGPGFFMRSHEKTPYAWVDVFFGPNKDLMHVIDKSTLEIVKTLKPVPGKTAAHIEFTKDGRYALMSIWDVDGALIVYDAETLEEVKRLPMVKPSGKYNVFNKTTYSRGTSH from the coding sequence TTGAACACAAACAAGTGGATGTTGGGCGCAGCGTTGACGCTGTCCTTGAATAGCTTGCCTGCCAATGCAGAGCAATCATCGACGGACGTCGATGCCAAAACCGTCTTTATGCAGCACTGTGCCAGCTGTCATGGGGCGCAACGCACCGGTGGTATCGGTCCCGCGCTGCTGCCGGAAAACCTTTCCCGGCTGCGTAAAAACAAAGCCCTGGATGTGATCCGCAACGGCCGCGTAGCCACCCAGATGCCAGCTTTTTCCCAGCAGTTGGACGAGGCCCAAATTGCCGCGCTGGCCGATCTGATCTATACCCCTCTGGCGAACACGCCGAAATGGGAGTTACCCCAGATCCAGGCGTCGCAAAAACTGTTTTATCAGGCGGGTGAACTGGGCGATAAACCGGTATTTGATGCTGACTTGATGAATCTGTTTATCGTGGTGGAGCTCGGGGATCATCACGCAACCTTATTGGATGGCGACAAGTTTGAGCCTATTCACCGGTTTAAAACTCACTTTGCCCTGCATGGTGGGCCCAAGTATTCTCCGGACGGCCGTTATGTCTATTTTGCCTCGCGTGATGGTTGGATCAGCAAGTTCGATATCTACAATCTGAAAACGGTCGCGGAGGTGCGTGCCGGAATCAATACTCGTAACCTGGCGGTGTCCAGTGATGGTCGATACGCGATAGCGGCTAACTATCTGCCCAATAATCTGGTGATTCTGGATACCGCCGATCTGTCGCCAATCAAGGTGATCGATGTGGTTGACCAAACCGGCAAACATTCGCGGGTAAGCGCGGTTTACAATGCGCCGCCGAGAAATAGTTTCGTGGCCGCCCTGAAGGACATCAAAGAAGTCTGGGAAATCAATTATGAGGACGAACCTCCTGCTGGCTTTGCTGGCTGGGAGCACAATTACAATAAGGAATCGGGCGATGTGGTGGTACCTGAACCATTCCCGATTCGTAAAATTGAGGTCTCGACCTATCTGGATGACTTCTTTTTTAATCAGGATTACAGCCTGCTGTTTGGTGCTTCCCGAGAAGGTGAGGGCGTGATTCTGTCTCTGGATGCCCGTCGTGAAATTGGCGAGTTGGATGTGCCCGGAATGCCTCACCTGGGTTCGGGCATCACCTGGGATTACCAGGGCAAAGAGGTGATGGCTACACCCAACCTGAAATCGGGTACCGTCAGTATCATCGATATGGAGAGCTGGGAAACCATCAAGCACATCAAAACCAAAGGCCCGGGTTTTTTTATGCGCAGCCATGAAAAGACGCCCTATGCCTGGGTAGACGTGTTCTTTGGTCCCAACAAGGATTTAATGCATGTGATTGATAAGTCCACGTTGGAAATTGTCAAAACTCTCAAGCCGGTACCCGGTAAAACAGCGGCTCATATCGAGTTCACCAAGGATGGTCGCTATGCCTTGATGAGCATTTGGGATGTGGACGGAGCATTGATCGTTTACGATGCCGAAACCCTTGAAGAGGTAAAGCGCTTGCCGATGGTTAAGCCCTCCGGAAAATATAACGTGTTTAACAAAACCACCTACTCACGCGGCACCAGCCATTAG
- the cobA gene encoding uroporphyrinogen-III C-methyltransferase — protein sequence MTKQVKRFQPKALLAKGQDNRRAFLPGEVVLIGAGPGDPELLTVRAHKLIQQADCVVYDRLVSQEIMDLVSDSAECIYVGKEVDQHTLPQDQINQLIVDKAMDGKKVARIKGGDPFIFGRGGEEVQELLKAGVPCRVVPGVTAASGCTTYAGIPLTHRDFVHGCTFITGHLKDDKLDLPWQALAREDHTLVVYMGIKTAPVLSRELTQHGLPGSTPVALIRHGTTERHQTYKTTLEALPEFVQAQKIKPPTLIVIGKVINALEQESEPSEETSLDDAEAVSHWQQRAV from the coding sequence ATGACCAAGCAGGTTAAGAGGTTTCAACCCAAAGCCTTGTTGGCAAAAGGCCAGGATAATCGTCGGGCGTTTCTGCCGGGTGAAGTGGTATTGATCGGAGCGGGTCCCGGAGACCCGGAGTTGTTGACTGTCCGGGCGCATAAACTGATTCAGCAAGCGGATTGCGTGGTTTATGACCGCCTGGTGAGTCAGGAAATCATGGATCTGGTGTCCGATTCTGCCGAGTGCATCTACGTCGGTAAAGAGGTGGATCAGCATACCTTGCCTCAGGATCAGATCAATCAACTGATCGTTGACAAGGCTATGGATGGTAAGAAAGTGGCGCGTATAAAAGGGGGCGACCCTTTTATTTTTGGCCGCGGCGGGGAAGAAGTTCAGGAGCTGTTAAAAGCCGGTGTGCCTTGCCGAGTGGTGCCTGGGGTTACTGCTGCTTCTGGTTGCACAACCTATGCGGGTATTCCACTGACCCATCGCGACTTTGTCCACGGTTGCACCTTTATTACCGGGCATTTAAAAGACGATAAGCTCGACCTTCCCTGGCAGGCCCTGGCCCGAGAAGACCATACGCTGGTGGTTTATATGGGCATTAAAACAGCGCCGGTGTTGTCCCGGGAACTCACCCAACATGGGTTGCCGGGTAGTACGCCGGTGGCCTTGATTCGCCACGGTACCACCGAACGACACCAGACCTATAAAACCACTTTGGAAGCCTTGCCCGAATTTGTTCAGGCACAAAAAATCAAACCCCCAACCCTGATCGTTATTGGTAAGGTGATTAATGCCCTGGAGCAGGAATCGGAGCCTTCAGAAGAGACGTCGTTAGATGATGCCGAGGCTGTGTCGCACTGGCAACAAAGAGCCGTGTAG
- the nirJ gene encoding heme d1 biosynthesis radical SAM protein NirJ, translated as MFRISQYMKILHDQTPVGPHRQPPGPVVIWNLIRRCNLTCKHCYSISADTHFPGELTTEEVFTVMDDLKSFRVPVLILSGGEPLLRPDIFEIGKRAKAMGFYVGLSSNGTLIDQDNIKQIAEVGFDYVGISIDGLRDYNDEFRQMQGGFDAALNGIRLCREHGIKAGWRFTLTEENSKDLPALLDIMDDHGVEKFYLSHLNYSGRGKRNRKGDAYFRTTREAMDLLFDRAWDDVCAGKHTEYVTGNNDADGVYLLHWAERKFPDRVALLRAHLDRWGGNSSGVNISNIDNLGNVHPDTFWWNHHLGNVKERPFSDIWKNTDDELMLGLRQKPRAVKGRCADCTYLSVCGGNTRVRAFSFDGDHWGEDPGCYLENQEVGLPEDYGQAGDSDTINTSLLLNPVEKAGQQSSVSRSDVQ; from the coding sequence ATGTTTCGTATCAGTCAATATATGAAGATCCTTCATGATCAAACCCCGGTCGGTCCGCATCGCCAGCCACCGGGTCCGGTTGTGATCTGGAATCTGATTCGCCGATGTAACCTGACCTGCAAGCACTGTTATTCGATTTCAGCAGATACCCATTTTCCCGGTGAGCTTACCACCGAGGAAGTCTTTACTGTAATGGATGATCTGAAAAGCTTTCGTGTGCCGGTATTGATTCTGTCTGGAGGGGAACCTCTGCTCAGACCCGACATTTTTGAGATCGGCAAGCGGGCCAAAGCCATGGGCTTTTATGTTGGCTTGTCGAGTAATGGCACCCTGATTGATCAGGACAACATTAAACAGATTGCCGAGGTAGGGTTTGATTATGTCGGCATCAGCATCGATGGCCTGCGGGATTACAACGACGAATTTCGCCAGATGCAGGGTGGATTTGATGCGGCTTTAAATGGAATCAGACTCTGCCGCGAACATGGCATTAAGGCCGGGTGGCGTTTTACCCTGACCGAGGAGAACAGCAAGGATTTACCCGCACTGCTCGACATCATGGACGACCACGGGGTCGAAAAGTTTTACCTGTCGCATTTGAATTATTCCGGCCGAGGCAAGCGCAATCGCAAGGGCGATGCCTATTTTCGTACGACACGAGAAGCCATGGACCTGTTGTTTGATCGGGCCTGGGATGATGTGTGTGCTGGCAAGCACACGGAATACGTTACCGGCAACAACGATGCCGATGGTGTTTATCTGCTGCATTGGGCTGAGCGCAAGTTCCCTGATCGTGTAGCTTTATTGCGAGCGCATCTGGACCGATGGGGCGGTAATTCTTCCGGGGTTAATATCTCCAATATCGATAATCTGGGGAATGTGCATCCAGACACCTTCTGGTGGAATCACCATCTGGGTAATGTCAAAGAGCGACCGTTTTCCGATATTTGGAAAAATACCGATGATGAATTAATGCTCGGGTTAAGACAGAAGCCGCGCGCCGTTAAGGGGCGTTGTGCAGACTGTACTTATCTGTCGGTTTGCGGTGGCAATACCCGGGTACGTGCATTCAGTTTCGATGGTGATCACTGGGGGGAAGACCCCGGTTGCTATCTGGAAAATCAGGAAGTGGGCTTACCCGAAGACTATGGCCAGGCGGGGGACAGCGATACGATCAATACGTCATTGCTGTTAAATCCGGTGGAAAAAGCGGGACAGCAGTCGAGCGTAAGCCGCTCAGACGTGCAGTGA
- the ahbB gene encoding siroheme decarboxylase subunit beta — translation MDQKIIDKLQYGFPVCEYPFAVVAKDLGITESSLIDRIDTLLKEKVLTRFGPMYHAERMGGALSLAAMSIPEQDFDQVTEIVNAFPEIAHNYQRDHQLNMWFVLATEEQEQLEKTIERIEQQSGYPVYNMPKLEEFYVGFYLDLSEKQADTKPNVSVRPDRPTRDLTEMDRELVTLSQEGLALVPRPYHKLAEAMGTSSEEVMVRMESMLACGIIRRIAAVPNHYKLGYTANGMTVWDVPDEKIRELGTKVGALPSVTHCYHRPRHLPDWSYNLFAMVHGKNKSDVAEDIEQIKQLLGDDLRACDVLYSTRILKKKGLRIARSVPVESSEKPNARVEAT, via the coding sequence ATGGATCAGAAGATAATAGACAAGCTGCAATACGGATTTCCAGTATGCGAATACCCTTTCGCCGTGGTTGCCAAAGATCTTGGCATAACAGAAAGCAGCCTGATTGATCGAATCGATACCCTGTTAAAGGAAAAAGTTCTGACCCGGTTTGGTCCTATGTATCACGCCGAGCGCATGGGCGGAGCACTGTCCCTGGCGGCGATGTCCATCCCTGAACAAGACTTCGATCAGGTGACAGAGATCGTCAATGCGTTTCCGGAAATTGCTCATAATTACCAGCGAGACCATCAATTGAATATGTGGTTTGTGCTGGCCACCGAAGAGCAAGAGCAGCTTGAGAAAACGATAGAGCGTATCGAACAGCAAAGCGGTTACCCGGTGTACAACATGCCCAAGCTGGAAGAGTTCTATGTCGGATTCTATCTTGATCTGTCAGAAAAACAGGCTGATACCAAACCCAATGTGAGTGTCAGGCCTGACCGACCCACACGTGACTTGACCGAGATGGATCGGGAGCTGGTCACCTTGAGTCAGGAAGGTCTGGCATTGGTGCCGCGCCCTTACCACAAGCTGGCAGAAGCCATGGGTACCAGCTCTGAAGAGGTTATGGTGCGCATGGAAAGCATGCTGGCCTGCGGCATTATTCGTCGTATTGCGGCTGTGCCCAATCATTACAAGCTGGGCTATACCGCCAATGGCATGACCGTCTGGGATGTCCCGGATGAAAAAATACGCGAGCTGGGCACCAAAGTGGGTGCCTTGCCCAGTGTGACTCATTGTTATCATCGACCCCGGCATCTACCCGACTGGAGCTATAACCTGTTTGCGATGGTTCACGGGAAAAACAAGTCAGACGTGGCAGAAGATATCGAGCAGATAAAGCAGCTGCTCGGTGATGACCTACGTGCGTGTGATGTTCTATACAGCACCAGGATTCTCAAGAAGAAAGGTTTGCGGATTGCCCGTTCGGTTCCGGTTGAATCTTCAGAGAAACCCAATGCAAGAGTTGAGGCGACCTAA
- the ahbB gene encoding siroheme decarboxylase subunit beta yields the protein MNCETKIVNDKATEDPCLDELTSRLLARYQRGFPLDPRPFRIMAKELDCSESDLVAKLQALKNEDVVTRVGPVFEHSRAGASLLAAVSVPAERVEQVAEQINSYPEVNHNYGREHSYNLWFVVTAPSKTHLNQVLERMESEIGFLILRLPMKKPYHIDLGFHVGTDRTKGRRFSHSPVPSRQAPKILDVDDVRLQASLDTDNQQRLRAVIQDGLPITAKPFATLAKMLGIDDEYAVINTIRDWLDSGLIKRLGLVSNHHRLGFTQNAMVVWDVSEQKVDVIGERFKESGLVSLCYQRKRHLPHWPYNFYCMIHSRDRESVAQDIERLVKLGELESTPKAVLFSTRQYKQKGGLYTLAPEQDSASTKLVDARIEDLPHLMSCPLLERAGQPVNRMGAV from the coding sequence ATGAATTGCGAAACGAAAATCGTCAATGACAAGGCCACTGAAGATCCGTGTCTGGATGAATTGACCAGCCGTTTGCTGGCGCGTTATCAGCGTGGCTTTCCCCTCGATCCCCGGCCATTCAGGATCATGGCCAAAGAACTTGACTGCAGCGAATCAGATCTGGTGGCCAAACTGCAAGCATTGAAAAATGAAGACGTGGTGACGCGTGTTGGCCCGGTCTTCGAACACAGCCGTGCAGGTGCCAGTTTGCTGGCCGCGGTGAGTGTGCCTGCCGAGCGTGTCGAGCAGGTTGCAGAGCAAATTAATAGTTACCCAGAGGTGAATCATAACTACGGCCGTGAGCACAGCTATAACCTCTGGTTTGTGGTGACTGCGCCTTCGAAAACGCATCTAAATCAGGTTCTGGAGCGCATGGAATCTGAAATTGGTTTTCTGATTTTACGTTTGCCGATGAAGAAACCCTATCACATTGATTTGGGTTTCCATGTTGGTACCGATCGTACAAAGGGCAGACGTTTCAGTCATTCCCCGGTGCCTTCCAGGCAGGCTCCTAAAATCCTGGACGTGGATGATGTCAGATTGCAGGCTTCACTCGATACCGACAATCAGCAACGACTGCGCGCGGTTATTCAGGATGGTCTGCCAATTACCGCAAAGCCATTCGCAACCCTGGCAAAAATGCTGGGGATTGATGATGAGTATGCCGTGATCAATACCATTCGTGATTGGCTCGATAGCGGCTTGATCAAGCGTTTGGGGTTAGTCAGTAATCATCACCGTCTGGGTTTTACTCAAAATGCCATGGTGGTCTGGGATGTGTCAGAACAGAAGGTCGATGTAATTGGAGAACGTTTCAAGGAATCCGGTCTGGTCAGCTTGTGTTATCAACGCAAACGGCACTTGCCGCATTGGCCCTACAATTTTTATTGCATGATCCACAGTCGAGATCGAGAAAGTGTCGCCCAGGATATTGAACGGCTTGTTAAGCTCGGAGAACTGGAGTCGACACCCAAAGCTGTGCTGTTCAGTACTCGCCAGTATAAGCAAAAGGGTGGTTTGTATACCTTGGCTCCGGAACAGGATAGCGCGTCGACCAAGCTGGTTGATGCCAGGATTGAGGATCTTCCACACCTGATGAGCTGCCCATTGCTGGAACGCGCGGGACAACCTGTTAATCGAATGGGAGCGGTCTGA
- a CDS encoding cytochrome D1 domain-containing protein — MNHKALLLAALTTVLGACSSFSPEPLRATGDMGVIIERATGSVQIINTSDKAPIGQVNDLGDLSHASIVFSRDERFAYVFGRDGGLSKIDMLTQSIDQRIIQSGNSIGGAISQDGSLVAVSNYSPGGVKVFDSETLELVADIPASQVFDPRSKAKKGSKVVGLVDAPGQKFVFSLFDSDEIWIADFSAGKEQAPKLTKFDQVGRQPYDALISSDGRYYIAGLFGEDGMALVDLWHPEKGSKKILPNYGKGEKKLPVYKMPHLEGWAIAGNYAFVPAVGQHKVLVIDLNSWQQVGSIDVHGQPVFVMARPDGRQVWVNFAFPNNDTLQVIDVEAQQVAHTLVPGKGVLHMEFTPRGEHLWVSVRDLNRVNIYDTTTFEVLEQFSAESPSGIFFTSRAHRIGL; from the coding sequence ATGAACCATAAAGCCTTGTTGTTGGCCGCATTAACTACAGTGCTTGGGGCTTGCAGTTCGTTTTCACCAGAGCCTTTACGGGCAACGGGGGACATGGGCGTTATCATCGAGCGTGCCACGGGCAGTGTGCAGATCATCAATACCAGCGATAAGGCGCCTATCGGGCAGGTGAACGATTTGGGGGACCTGTCCCATGCCTCCATTGTATTCTCGCGCGATGAACGTTTTGCTTACGTGTTCGGTCGTGATGGCGGGCTCAGTAAAATTGACATGCTGACCCAGAGTATTGACCAACGCATTATTCAGTCGGGCAATAGTATCGGTGGTGCCATAAGTCAGGACGGCAGCTTGGTAGCTGTGTCTAACTACAGCCCGGGTGGAGTGAAAGTTTTTGACAGTGAAACCCTGGAGCTAGTGGCCGATATTCCTGCCAGTCAGGTGTTTGATCCGCGCAGCAAAGCCAAAAAAGGTTCCAAAGTCGTTGGCCTGGTGGATGCCCCCGGTCAAAAATTTGTGTTCAGTTTGTTCGATAGCGATGAAATCTGGATTGCCGATTTCTCGGCAGGCAAAGAGCAGGCACCGAAGCTGACCAAGTTTGATCAGGTCGGCCGTCAGCCCTACGATGCGCTGATATCATCAGATGGCCGCTATTATATCGCCGGTTTGTTTGGTGAAGACGGTATGGCCCTGGTGGATCTTTGGCACCCCGAAAAAGGCAGCAAAAAAATCCTGCCCAACTACGGCAAAGGTGAGAAGAAACTTCCGGTCTACAAAATGCCCCACCTCGAAGGTTGGGCAATAGCCGGTAATTACGCCTTTGTTCCGGCGGTGGGGCAGCATAAAGTACTGGTGATTGACCTGAATAGCTGGCAACAGGTTGGCAGTATTGATGTGCATGGCCAACCTGTTTTTGTCATGGCCCGTCCTGATGGTCGACAGGTCTGGGTTAACTTCGCTTTTCCCAACAACGATACTCTGCAAGTGATCGATGTCGAAGCCCAACAGGTTGCGCATACCCTGGTACCAGGTAAAGGGGTGTTGCATATGGAATTTACGCCACGGGGTGAACATCTATGGGTTTCCGTCCGTGATTTGAATCGAGTCAATATTTACGACACCACTACCTTTGAGGTGCTCGAGCAATTTTCAGCAGAAAGCCCCAGCGGCATTTTCTTCACTTCTCGAGCTCATCGAATAGGACTTTAG
- a CDS encoding c-type cytochrome produces the protein MLGRYFTIAVVLAGYLAASVISTTAYADTVEVSIYKRRFTPQHITVNKGDTVVWINREKRQYHSVWFKEQGEPEPDYFFPDESFQKVFNEEGTFPYECGPHPDMTGSVTVRSPDQQSHSQIDDARQQELTYLVKQDCGSCHGMLLKGGLGPAILPDNLRNYSVDDLTVVILYGRPTTPMPPWKGILSEMDARWIANQLKAGEIVTNEP, from the coding sequence ATGCTAGGTCGGTATTTCACTATAGCAGTCGTATTGGCCGGTTATCTGGCCGCCAGTGTCATAAGCACTACGGCATACGCTGATACCGTTGAAGTCAGTATCTATAAGAGGCGCTTTACTCCCCAGCATATTACGGTCAATAAGGGTGATACGGTGGTATGGATCAATCGCGAAAAGCGCCAGTACCACAGCGTTTGGTTTAAAGAGCAGGGTGAGCCCGAACCCGATTATTTTTTCCCGGATGAAAGCTTCCAGAAAGTCTTTAATGAAGAGGGTACCTTTCCTTACGAATGTGGTCCCCATCCTGATATGACCGGCTCGGTAACCGTACGCTCACCAGATCAGCAAAGTCATTCGCAAATCGATGATGCCCGGCAACAAGAGCTGACCTATCTGGTCAAGCAAGATTGCGGGTCTTGCCATGGCATGTTGCTAAAAGGCGGCTTGGGGCCGGCCATTTTGCCCGATAACCTTAGAAACTATTCGGTGGATGATTTGACCGTAGTCATTCTTTATGGGCGTCCTACGACTCCCATGCCGCCCTGGAAAGGTATTTTGTCTGAAATGGATGCACGCTGGATTGCCAATCAATTAAAAGCCGGGGAGATCGTAACTAATGAACCATAA